The Streptococcus pantholopis genome has a segment encoding these proteins:
- a CDS encoding SDR family NAD(P)-dependent oxidoreductase gives MTKTILITGSTDGIGKHLALKLASEGHEIILHGRNSEKLAAALRDVKASSSNSRVSAYLADFSSMTDVYRFVREIKNHFTQIDVLINNAGLYSGAERLATSENIEITFMLSVMVPYILTKELQPLLEHSNGGRVINTSSYMHHFAEPQGLDFGFEKKYSPKLAYDTSKLYTIWLTRYQAHQFHLQGSKITVNAYHPGLIATNLVKGSKATKDSETSKLLSKAKGLDEGIKTGYFLALSPEVSDLSGAYFDDMKLAPVSEKEFSFEKAKQLIDYCDQKIAMFNSN, from the coding sequence ATGACAAAAACAATTTTAATTACAGGCTCTACAGACGGTATCGGCAAACATCTAGCTTTAAAATTAGCTAGTGAAGGACATGAAATCATCCTTCATGGGCGAAACAGTGAAAAGCTGGCAGCCGCACTCCGAGATGTTAAAGCCTCATCTTCGAACAGCCGTGTTTCGGCTTACTTGGCTGACTTTTCCAGCATGACGGATGTTTACCGCTTTGTCAGAGAAATTAAAAACCATTTTACACAGATTGATGTCCTAATTAACAATGCAGGGCTATATTCAGGAGCAGAACGCCTAGCTACATCAGAAAACATTGAAATCACTTTTATGCTATCTGTCATGGTGCCTTATATCTTGACAAAAGAACTCCAGCCGCTTCTTGAACATTCGAACGGAGGCCGTGTTATCAACACCTCCTCTTACATGCATCATTTTGCAGAACCCCAAGGACTTGATTTTGGATTTGAAAAGAAATACAGTCCTAAACTGGCCTACGATACCTCTAAACTGTATACAATTTGGCTGACACGGTATCAGGCACATCAGTTTCATTTACAAGGTTCAAAAATCACTGTTAACGCCTACCATCCAGGTTTAATAGCCACGAATTTAGTTAAAGGTTCAAAAGCGACAAAAGACTCCGAAACCAGCAAACTTTTGTCTAAGGCAAAAGGATTGGATGAAGGAATTAAGACAGGTTATTTTCTGGCGCTTTCCCCTGAAGTATCTGACCTAAGCGGAGCTTACTTTGATGACATGAAATTGGCGCCTGTCTCTGAAAAAGAATTTTCATTTGAGAAAGCCAAACAGCTGATTGATTACTGTGATCAAAAAATAGCGATGTTTAACAGCAATTGA
- a CDS encoding alpha/beta fold hydrolase, giving the protein MSYITSKNQYLMVAGNQIAYRELGKGKSEFPLVMLVHLAATLDNWDPKLLDLLAEKQHVIVLDLPGVGASQGKVAPSIPEMAEQTIAIVQELGYKRINLLGLSMGGMIAQEIVRTNNSLVNRLILAGTGPRGGKEMDKVTGKTFRYMLKAGLQGVDPKRYIFYNHDEEGGVEAERVLSRMVTRKTEAQDKKMAVTGFLTQLRAIKRWGKAAQDDLSYIGQPTLIVNGDKDMQVPTENSYDMHQKIANSQLIIYPKAGHGSIFQYADEFSKALSDFLEE; this is encoded by the coding sequence ATGTCTTATATTACAAGTAAAAATCAGTATCTAATGGTTGCGGGCAATCAGATTGCCTATAGGGAATTAGGGAAAGGAAAGTCAGAATTTCCTTTGGTTATGCTGGTCCATCTTGCAGCAACCTTGGATAATTGGGATCCTAAATTATTAGACTTATTAGCTGAGAAGCAGCACGTCATTGTTCTAGATTTGCCTGGAGTGGGAGCCAGTCAAGGTAAGGTGGCTCCGAGCATTCCTGAAATGGCAGAACAGACTATCGCTATCGTGCAGGAACTGGGATACAAAAGGATTAATCTGCTTGGATTATCTATGGGTGGAATGATTGCTCAGGAAATAGTCCGTACTAATAACAGTTTGGTTAATCGTCTGATATTAGCAGGGACAGGACCCCGTGGGGGGAAGGAAATGGATAAGGTGACAGGAAAGACTTTTCGTTATATGCTAAAAGCAGGTCTGCAAGGTGTCGATCCCAAGCGCTATATTTTCTATAATCATGATGAAGAAGGCGGAGTCGAAGCAGAGCGAGTCTTAAGTCGTATGGTTACAAGAAAAACAGAAGCTCAAGATAAAAAAATGGCCGTTACAGGTTTTCTGACACAGTTGAGAGCAATTAAACGCTGGGGCAAAGCAGCACAGGATGATCTGAGCTACATCGGCCAGCCAACTCTGATTGTTAATGGCGATAAGGATATGCAAGTGCCGACAGAAAATTCTTATGATATGCATCAAAAGATTGCAAATAGCCAATTGATTATTTATCCTAAGGCAGGGCACGGTTCTATTTTTCAATACGCAGACGAGTTTTCAAAGGCATTGTCAGACTTTTTGGAGGAGTAG
- a CDS encoding NADP-dependent oxidoreductase, with protein MKAAQHTTYDKNKIALKITEIAKPKISNSQVLIKVRAAGVNPLDNMISRGEVKMIVPYKLPQTAGNEVVGLIEEVGSNVTKFAVGDRVFGRLPLDNIGAFAEFVAVDSQALAKVPDYLTDAEAAAVPLTALTIMQALDLMEAQAGKTIFISGGTGGVGGMAIPIAKARGLTVITNGDGSNAERVMALGANQFIDYKKEDYTKILSEIDYVLDTLGGAETEKQMSIMKKGGRLVSLRAMPNGAFAKRMHLPKYKQLLFASAGRKFDQMAAKYGVHYYFIFVESNGQQLQEVADIFSELQIKPSIDTIYPFEEVNAALDKVANGRSRGKTVLSF; from the coding sequence ATGAAAGCAGCACAGCACACAACTTACGATAAAAACAAAATCGCACTGAAGATAACAGAAATTGCCAAACCAAAAATTTCAAACAGCCAAGTCTTGATTAAGGTAAGGGCAGCTGGTGTCAACCCTTTAGATAATATGATTTCTCGCGGAGAAGTCAAGATGATTGTTCCTTATAAACTGCCGCAGACTGCCGGTAATGAAGTCGTTGGCCTAATAGAGGAAGTTGGTTCAAATGTGACGAAATTTGCAGTCGGCGACCGTGTCTTTGGCCGTTTACCCTTAGATAATATAGGAGCCTTTGCCGAGTTTGTAGCGGTAGATAGCCAAGCGCTTGCTAAGGTGCCAGACTATTTAACAGATGCAGAGGCTGCAGCTGTTCCTCTCACAGCTCTGACCATTATGCAGGCTCTTGATTTAATGGAAGCACAAGCAGGCAAGACTATCTTCATCTCAGGCGGCACAGGGGGTGTAGGTGGGATGGCCATTCCGATTGCCAAGGCCAGGGGCCTGACTGTTATTACCAATGGTGATGGGTCCAATGCGGAGAGGGTCATGGCACTTGGAGCAAACCAGTTTATTGATTACAAAAAAGAAGACTATACCAAAATTCTTTCAGAAATTGACTATGTTTTAGATACTCTCGGCGGAGCTGAGACTGAAAAGCAAATGTCCATCATGAAAAAAGGCGGCCGGTTAGTATCGCTTCGTGCTATGCCAAATGGAGCCTTTGCTAAGCGGATGCATCTGCCAAAATATAAACAGCTCCTATTTGCTTCAGCTGGGCGTAAATTTGATCAAATGGCTGCCAAATACGGTGTTCACTACTATTTCATTTTTGTGGAGAGCAATGGTCAGCAGCTCCAAGAAGTTGCAGACATTTTCAGTGAACTCCAGATCAAGCCATCTATCGATACTATCTATCCATTTGAAGAAGTCAATGCTGCGCTGGATAAAGTAGCTAATGGCCGTTCTCGTGGGAAAACGGTTCTCAGTTTCTAA
- a CDS encoding Rrf2 family transcriptional regulator, translated as MDTKFSVALHILTMVSESKETLSSQALAESVGTNASYIRKVIALLKNAGLMTSHQGRTGYQLSKPPKEISLLEIYYATQEIDHISLFQVHQNTNKECPIGKHMEGAMVPIFSSVEKQLEGVLVKQTLSHVINNLYLTAQKS; from the coding sequence ATGGACACAAAGTTTTCTGTCGCTCTGCACATCTTAACCATGGTTAGTGAAAGTAAAGAGACACTAAGCTCTCAGGCTTTAGCAGAAAGCGTCGGGACCAATGCTAGCTATATTCGGAAAGTTATTGCTCTTTTGAAAAATGCTGGCCTGATGACTTCTCATCAGGGACGAACCGGTTACCAGCTGAGCAAACCGCCTAAGGAAATTTCTTTACTAGAGATTTATTATGCGACTCAGGAAATTGATCATATCAGCCTCTTTCAAGTTCATCAAAACACTAACAAAGAATGCCCCATTGGCAAGCATATGGAAGGCGCTATGGTTCCCATTTTTTCAAGTGTGGAAAAACAGCTGGAAGGAGTCTTAGTGAAGCAAACACTGAGTCATGTGATTAACAACCTTTATCTAACAGCCCAGAAAAGTTGA
- a CDS encoding ABC transporter ATP-binding protein, which produces MTENRKKLVEVKNISLTFNKGKKNEVKAIDNVSFDIYEGEVLGLVGESGSGKTTVGRAILKLYDIDKGEIVFNQQTISHLKGKQLHDFRKDAQMIFQDPQASLNGRMKIRDIVAEGLDIHKLSKSKEERQQRVQELLALVGLNKDHLTRYPHEFSGGQRQRIGIARALAVEPKFIIADEPISALDVSIQAQVVNLLQQLQHEQGLTYLFIAHDLSMVKYISDRIGVMHWGKILEIGTADAVYNNPIHPYTKSLLTAIPEPDPEFERRRVPYVYDPKQELDGQERTMHEITPGHFVLSTADEAKAYRKTAKN; this is translated from the coding sequence ATGACTGAGAATCGTAAAAAGCTTGTTGAAGTCAAAAATATATCTTTAACCTTCAATAAAGGCAAAAAAAACGAAGTGAAGGCTATTGACAATGTCAGCTTTGATATTTATGAGGGGGAAGTTTTAGGGCTGGTCGGAGAATCCGGATCCGGAAAAACAACCGTCGGACGGGCTATTCTCAAGCTTTATGACATCGACAAAGGTGAAATTGTCTTTAATCAGCAAACCATATCGCATTTAAAGGGAAAACAGCTCCATGATTTTCGTAAGGATGCCCAAATGATTTTTCAGGATCCTCAGGCCAGTCTTAACGGCCGAATGAAGATTCGTGATATTGTGGCTGAAGGGCTGGATATTCATAAACTGTCTAAAAGTAAAGAAGAACGCCAGCAGAGAGTTCAGGAACTACTGGCGCTTGTAGGACTTAATAAAGATCATCTGACCCGCTATCCGCATGAGTTTTCAGGCGGTCAGCGTCAGCGGATCGGGATTGCACGGGCTCTGGCTGTTGAGCCAAAATTCATCATCGCCGATGAGCCGATTTCAGCACTTGATGTTTCGATTCAGGCACAAGTTGTCAACTTACTGCAGCAATTGCAGCATGAACAAGGCCTGACCTATCTTTTTATCGCCCATGATTTGTCAATGGTGAAATATATTTCTGACCGTATCGGTGTTATGCATTGGGGAAAAATCTTAGAAATAGGGACTGCTGATGCAGTTTATAACAACCCTATTCACCCTTATACGAAAAGTCTTTTGACGGCTATTCCTGAACCTGATCCGGAATTCGAACGCCGACGTGTACCTTACGTTTACGATCCTAAGCAGGAATTAGACGGTCAGGAGCGGACAATGCATGAAATCACCCCCGGACATTTTGTGCTGTCAACAGCTGATGAAGCAAAAGCTTATCGGAAAACTGCAAAAAATTAA
- a CDS encoding ABC transporter ATP-binding protein, with translation MSQETILQVKDLHVNFQTYAGEVQAIRNVNFELKKGETLAIVGESGSGKSVTTRTLIGLSAANAEISGEIDYKGTKLHELKEEEWVKIRGNEIAMIFQDPMTSLDPTMKIGKQIAEPMLLHEDISKQEALQRALELMKSVGIPNAEEHINDYPHQWSGGMRQRAVIAIALAANPEILIADEPTTALDVTIQAQILNLMKDIQKERKASIIFITHDLGVVAGMADRVAVMYAGKIVEYGTVDEVFYNPQHPYTWGLLNSMPTTDTEAGSLRSIPGTPPDLLNPPKGDAFAPRNEFALDIDREEEPPMFKVSESHYAATWLLDERAPRVKVPAAIAKRWQRWEELKGEKSND, from the coding sequence ATGAGTCAAGAAACAATTTTACAAGTTAAAGACCTCCATGTGAACTTTCAGACTTATGCCGGAGAGGTCCAAGCAATCCGAAATGTCAATTTTGAATTGAAAAAAGGCGAAACGCTTGCCATAGTAGGAGAATCAGGGAGTGGGAAGTCAGTAACAACCCGCACACTTATCGGTTTGTCAGCTGCTAATGCTGAAATTAGCGGTGAGATTGATTATAAAGGAACTAAGCTGCATGAATTAAAGGAAGAAGAGTGGGTAAAGATTCGGGGCAATGAGATAGCCATGATTTTCCAAGACCCGATGACCAGCCTTGATCCGACAATGAAAATCGGTAAGCAGATTGCTGAACCTATGCTGCTCCATGAAGATATTTCTAAACAAGAGGCGCTGCAAAGAGCCCTTGAACTGATGAAAAGCGTCGGCATTCCTAATGCAGAGGAGCATATCAATGACTATCCGCACCAATGGTCAGGGGGAATGCGTCAGCGGGCGGTTATTGCTATTGCACTGGCTGCCAATCCCGAAATCCTTATCGCTGATGAACCGACTACAGCATTAGACGTAACGATTCAGGCCCAAATTCTTAATTTAATGAAGGACATTCAGAAAGAACGCAAAGCTTCAATTATTTTCATTACCCATGACCTCGGTGTAGTTGCCGGAATGGCTGACCGTGTAGCTGTAATGTACGCTGGTAAAATCGTTGAATACGGGACAGTCGATGAAGTTTTCTACAATCCGCAGCATCCCTACACTTGGGGCTTGCTTAATTCGATGCCGACAACCGATACAGAAGCCGGAAGTCTCCGGTCTATACCCGGAACACCGCCTGATTTGCTCAATCCTCCTAAGGGAGATGCATTTGCTCCGCGAAATGAATTTGCCCTAGATATCGACCGTGAAGAAGAACCGCCGATGTTTAAGGTCTCTGAGTCGCATTATGCAGCTACTTGGTTGCTGGATGAACGGGCTCCCAGAGTAAAAGTACCGGCAGCTATTGCAAAACGGTGGCAAAGGTGGGAAGAATTGAAGGGAGAAAAGAGTAATGACTGA
- a CDS encoding ABC transporter permease encodes MANKNEMFTLVGVGSASSQEKIEKPALSFIQDAWRRLKKNRLGVISMWFLLFLIIFSLASTFFVPQNDANKFNTKEVTVYRNLPPKISDHLPFWNGTIRYAGNTEATDVYADQGVPADTKFILGTDNLGRSVAKRIIVGIRISLLIAIAATLIDLIIGVTYGLISGYIGGRVDTVMQRIIEIISSIPNLVIVTMLGLLLGSGVTSIIISIAIVGWTAMARQVRNLTLSYREREFVLAAQSLGESKPKISFKHILPNISGIIIVQIMMTVPSAIMYEAVLSAINLGVKPPTASLGSLITDAQENLQYYPYQVMLPALALVFISLAFILLGDGLRDAFDPKSGDR; translated from the coding sequence ATGGCAAATAAAAATGAAATGTTTACTCTTGTCGGAGTTGGTTCAGCCAGCTCCCAAGAAAAAATTGAAAAACCAGCTCTCTCCTTTATACAGGATGCTTGGCGGCGTTTAAAGAAAAACCGCTTGGGAGTCATCTCGATGTGGTTCCTGCTTTTTTTGATTATTTTTTCATTAGCATCGACTTTTTTTGTTCCACAAAATGACGCTAATAAATTTAATACAAAAGAAGTGACTGTTTATCGAAATCTCCCTCCTAAAATCAGCGACCATCTTCCTTTTTGGAATGGGACAATCAGGTATGCCGGCAATACAGAGGCAACAGATGTTTATGCTGATCAGGGGGTCCCTGCGGACACTAAGTTCATTTTAGGAACAGACAATCTTGGACGAAGTGTTGCCAAGCGTATTATTGTTGGTATTAGGATTTCCTTGCTTATTGCTATTGCTGCCACCTTGATTGACCTTATTATCGGGGTCACTTACGGCCTGATTTCCGGCTATATCGGCGGCCGAGTGGATACCGTGATGCAGCGGATTATTGAAATTATTTCCTCTATTCCTAATTTAGTTATTGTTACCATGCTGGGGCTGCTCCTTGGGAGCGGTGTGACCTCTATTATCATCTCAATTGCTATTGTGGGGTGGACAGCAATGGCCCGCCAAGTCAGAAATTTAACGCTGTCCTATCGTGAACGTGAATTTGTCTTGGCTGCACAGTCTTTAGGGGAAAGCAAACCTAAAATTTCTTTCAAGCATATTCTTCCAAATATTTCTGGAATTATCATCGTTCAGATCATGATGACTGTCCCCAGTGCCATCATGTATGAGGCTGTGCTGTCAGCCATTAATTTAGGCGTTAAGCCGCCGACAGCTTCCTTAGGGTCGCTGATTACAGATGCACAGGAAAACCTGCAGTACTATCCCTATCAGGTGATGCTGCCGGCCTTAGCCTTGGTATTTATTTCGCTGGCCTTTATTCTCTTAGGTGACGGGCTTCGTGATGCGTTTGATCCTAAGTCAGGGGACCGTTAG
- a CDS encoding ABC transporter permease: protein MAKYILKRVAILLVTLWVVVTLSFFLMQILPGTPYNNPKLTDEMVALMNKQYGLDKPVWQQYLKYLYDVLHGDFGTSYQSINQPVSRLIAQRLGVSVHLGIQALIIGLLAGLFVGAVSARNKNNWLDNSLSIISTLGISVPSFIIGLILLDYFGFKWGLLPLAGWGTFAQTILPSVALAIPVLAQVTRFFRSQMIETLNSDYIQLARAKGLAKRQVSRKHAYRNSMIPVLTLVGPLAANLLTGSALIEQIFSIPGIGQQFVSSIPTKDYPVIMGTTIVYAVMLMAAILVTDIVTSIVDPRVRLQ, encoded by the coding sequence ATGGCTAAATATATTCTTAAGCGTGTTGCGATTCTTCTTGTGACACTTTGGGTTGTTGTAACCCTCTCATTTTTTCTTATGCAGATACTGCCGGGGACACCTTACAATAATCCTAAACTGACTGATGAAATGGTTGCTCTGATGAATAAACAGTATGGTTTAGACAAACCAGTTTGGCAGCAGTATCTAAAATACCTTTATGATGTTTTGCATGGTGATTTTGGCACCAGCTATCAATCCATCAATCAGCCGGTTTCCCGCTTAATTGCCCAGCGCTTAGGGGTTTCTGTCCATCTCGGTATTCAGGCGCTGATTATCGGCTTGCTGGCTGGTCTCTTTGTCGGAGCAGTTTCAGCGCGGAATAAGAATAATTGGCTGGATAATAGCTTAAGTATCATTTCAACCTTAGGCATTTCGGTACCTTCCTTTATTATTGGTTTGATTCTGCTGGATTATTTTGGTTTTAAATGGGGCCTCCTGCCTCTGGCTGGCTGGGGAACTTTTGCGCAGACAATTCTGCCTTCAGTGGCTTTAGCGATTCCGGTTTTGGCTCAAGTGACTCGCTTTTTTAGAAGTCAGATGATCGAAACGCTGAATTCTGATTATATTCAGCTGGCCAGAGCTAAAGGCCTGGCTAAACGCCAAGTGTCCAGAAAGCATGCTTATCGAAATTCAATGATTCCTGTTCTGACCTTGGTTGGCCCTTTAGCTGCTAACTTACTGACAGGGTCAGCCTTGATTGAGCAGATTTTTTCTATACCAGGAATCGGTCAGCAGTTTGTCTCCTCAATTCCAACAAAGGACTATCCGGTTATTATGGGGACAACAATCGTTTATGCTGTGATGCTGATGGCTGCTATTTTAGTTACTGATATTGTCACAAGCATTGTTGATCCCCGTGTACGCTTGCAGTAA
- a CDS encoding peptide ABC transporter substrate-binding protein, with amino-acid sequence MALNNRLWKRISLGAATLVSAAVLTACGNSTQSSTEINWYTPTEISTLDISKVTDTYSSIAIGNSGGNLLRINEDGEAVPDLAKKVDVSEDGLTYTATLRDDLKWSDGSDLTAEDFVYSWQRIVAPATASEYAYLAVEAHLLNAGDINSGKNTNFDDLGVKADGNKVIFTLTEPAPQFIYYLSFVNFMPQNKDFVEKAGDDYATTSKDSLYSGPYTVEDWNGTSGSFTLVKNEEYWDADNVKTEKINVQTIKKPDTAVQMYKNGELDLANISNTSAIYNANKNNKDVVDVPEAVTSYMVYNQTGSIPALTNTKVRQALNLATDREGIVEAATDTGSSAATAFVPTGLAKLTDGTDLAKYVAPGYKYDADEAAKLFEEGMAEVGQDSLTLTLTADSDNPVAKAAADYIKQTWEEALPGLTVEEKFVTFKQRLEDTKKQNFEVALVLWGGDYPEGSTFYGLFTTDAPYNYGKFSNAEYDEAYNKAITTDALDPDAAAADYKAAEKALYDNALYNPIYFRRTEALQNPDIKGLVRNSTGLSVDFTYAYKDTK; translated from the coding sequence ATGGCCTTAAACAATCGCTTATGGAAGCGCATCAGTCTTGGTGCGGCTACTCTTGTCTCTGCAGCTGTCTTAACAGCCTGCGGCAACAGCACCCAGTCGAGTACTGAAATTAATTGGTACACGCCGACTGAAATCTCCACTTTGGACATTTCAAAAGTAACAGACACTTACTCTTCAATTGCTATCGGTAATTCTGGGGGAAACTTGCTGCGTATCAATGAAGACGGAGAAGCAGTTCCTGATTTAGCGAAAAAAGTTGATGTTTCTGAAGACGGCCTGACTTATACAGCGACATTGCGCGATGACCTGAAATGGTCTGACGGGAGCGACTTGACAGCTGAAGATTTCGTTTATTCATGGCAGCGGATCGTTGCTCCGGCGACAGCTTCAGAATATGCTTATTTAGCAGTAGAAGCCCACCTTCTTAATGCCGGTGATATTAATTCAGGGAAAAATACAAATTTTGACGATCTGGGAGTCAAAGCAGACGGCAATAAAGTTATTTTCACTCTGACAGAGCCTGCACCGCAATTTATTTACTACCTGTCTTTTGTTAACTTTATGCCGCAAAATAAAGATTTTGTTGAGAAAGCCGGCGATGATTACGCGACAACATCAAAAGACTCGCTCTACTCAGGCCCGTATACAGTTGAAGACTGGAATGGTACAAGCGGCAGCTTCACTCTTGTTAAAAACGAAGAATACTGGGATGCAGATAATGTTAAAACAGAAAAAATCAATGTTCAGACCATCAAAAAACCAGATACAGCTGTCCAAATGTATAAGAATGGGGAACTCGATTTAGCCAACATTTCGAACACATCAGCTATTTACAATGCTAATAAAAACAATAAAGATGTTGTAGATGTTCCGGAAGCTGTGACTTCTTATATGGTTTATAATCAGACCGGTTCAATTCCGGCGCTGACTAATACTAAGGTGCGCCAAGCGCTTAATTTGGCGACCGACCGTGAAGGGATCGTTGAAGCCGCAACTGATACCGGTTCTTCAGCAGCTACAGCCTTTGTGCCGACTGGTCTTGCTAAATTAACTGACGGCACTGATTTAGCAAAATATGTAGCACCTGGTTATAAGTATGACGCTGACGAAGCGGCTAAGCTTTTTGAGGAAGGCATGGCAGAAGTCGGCCAAGATTCCTTGACGCTGACACTTACCGCTGATTCAGACAATCCTGTAGCTAAGGCAGCGGCTGACTATATCAAACAGACTTGGGAAGAAGCCCTTCCGGGACTGACTGTCGAAGAAAAATTTGTCACCTTCAAACAGCGCCTGGAAGATACTAAAAAACAAAACTTTGAGGTGGCTTTAGTCCTCTGGGGCGGAGATTATCCAGAAGGCTCTACATTCTATGGTTTGTTTACGACAGATGCCCCTTATAACTACGGTAAATTCTCAAACGCTGAATATGATGAAGCCTATAATAAGGCTATCACGACAGATGCATTGGATCCTGATGCAGCAGCTGCGGATTATAAGGCTGCTGAAAAGGCTCTTTATGACAATGCGCTCTACAATCCTATTTACTTCCGCCGAACAGAAGCTCTGCAAAACCCTGATATTAAAGGGCTTGTGCGCAATTCGACTGGTTTAAGTGTTGATTTCACTTATGCCTACAAAGATACCAAATAA
- the pbp3 gene encoding D-alanyl-D-alanine carboxypeptidase PBP3, which translates to MKKILGIIFILLIFWGGTAKADDFEAAAEHALAVEVSTGKILYEKDATTPDGIASITKILTVYLVYKEIDQGHLSWDSKVAISDYAYHLTANSDVSNVPMEDREYTVDQLVNATLIASANSAAIALAEHIAGSEAAFVDMMQAQLQDWGISDASLVNASGLNNTYLGENIYPESEPDAENQMSALDVAIIARHLITEYPDVLKITQQTSAAFAGTTINTYNYMLADMPYAREGVDGLKTGTTELAGACFVATSNENGMRVIAVVMNAEGGEENDYARFEVTNSILDYVQNQFELVTLLSAGDSYNSSTGSVLDGKKKIVEAVAKSDLKVVQKKSDNQSDKIIANTQTVTAPVTKGQTVGTAVYADNDLIGSGYLEAVPRVELVAQSEVERSFFLKVWWNHFVNYVNDYL; encoded by the coding sequence ATGAAAAAAATACTCGGTATTATTTTTATTCTGTTAATTTTTTGGGGAGGGACTGCAAAGGCCGATGATTTCGAAGCTGCGGCTGAGCATGCCTTGGCTGTCGAAGTTTCGACAGGAAAAATCCTTTACGAAAAGGATGCGACTACGCCTGATGGTATCGCCTCAATAACTAAGATTTTAACCGTTTATTTAGTTTATAAAGAAATTGATCAGGGACACCTCAGCTGGGACAGCAAAGTGGCTATTTCCGATTATGCCTATCATTTAACAGCCAACTCCGATGTCAGCAATGTTCCTATGGAAGACAGAGAGTACACAGTCGATCAGTTGGTTAATGCTACTTTAATCGCCAGTGCTAATAGTGCGGCTATAGCTTTGGCTGAGCATATTGCCGGTTCAGAGGCTGCTTTTGTTGATATGATGCAGGCTCAGCTCCAAGACTGGGGAATCAGTGACGCCAGTTTGGTCAATGCCTCCGGACTCAATAATACCTACCTAGGAGAGAATATTTACCCCGAATCAGAGCCAGATGCTGAAAACCAAATGAGTGCTTTGGATGTGGCCATTATTGCCCGTCATCTAATCACAGAATATCCCGATGTCCTCAAAATCACCCAGCAAACAAGTGCAGCATTTGCAGGGACAACCATAAACACTTACAACTACATGCTGGCGGACATGCCTTATGCGCGCGAAGGGGTCGACGGTCTGAAAACAGGGACAACTGAATTAGCCGGAGCCTGTTTTGTGGCAACATCTAACGAAAATGGGATGCGCGTTATTGCTGTTGTTATGAATGCTGAAGGCGGGGAAGAAAACGACTATGCCCGTTTCGAAGTGACAAACTCTATTTTGGATTATGTACAAAACCAATTTGAACTGGTTACTCTTCTTTCTGCGGGAGACAGTTATAACAGCAGTACAGGCTCTGTACTCGATGGTAAGAAAAAGATAGTAGAAGCTGTTGCCAAGTCAGATTTAAAGGTTGTCCAAAAGAAGTCTGATAATCAGTCTGATAAAATTATTGCTAATACCCAAACCGTTACAGCTCCAGTCACTAAAGGCCAGACTGTCGGAACCGCTGTTTATGCCGATAATGATTTAATAGGCAGCGGCTATCTTGAGGCCGTCCCCCGTGTTGAACTGGTTGCTCAGAGTGAAGTTGAGCGCAGTTTCTTCTTAAAAGTCTGGTGGAACCACTTTGTAAACTATGTTAATGACTATTTATAA